The stretch of DNA CGGGCATCTGTCTGGTCAACATATCGATGCCTACGGACTATGATGTCCACGGAGAAGAGCATGTGACGCATGAGATGGTCCTGAAGACGATGGCTAGCAACATAGACCGAGTCAGAAAGCTCACCTTCGAGATGATAGACAGAATCCCCAGAGAGGCTAGCTGCACATGCCAGACAGCCATGAAGAACGGTCTGTTCTGAAGACCAGAGAATGAAGACAGATGAGCCCGGTGCAGATGCTCCGGGCTCACGGATACATGTGCTGAAACGAAAATGCGTATGGACGCTCAGATGGGACTACCAGTCTTCGTCGTCTTCGTCCCACTCTTCGTCGTCTTCGTCCCACTCATCTTCGTCGTCGAAGTCTTCATCTTCCCAATCGTCATCATCACGATAGAAGATCAAGATTATACCTCATCATATTCTGCGGCGCTTTTGGAATTAAGCATGTCTTGATTGTAAGACAGTACATATACTCGGTTTTCGTGGATTAATCCACATCATATGGCTGCAGAGAGGTCTTGGGATTTTATCGCCATCATTATGATGAGTTTTCGCCATGAGCATCTCTAGAGTGTCGAAATAACGCCTATGGGCACTTTGTGTTCACGTCCCTCAACTGGATGTCCAACTGACAGGGGCTGAGACGACGAATGTGTCCCCGACAGACCGAGGAACACCATCGAAAAGGTAATATCAACCGGTTGGGGCCCGCTCGGACCTATCGCACAGTCAACTGGGACAGACAACCTATGTCCCAGCAAGGTGAGCACTCCAAGTTGAGTCATCTGACAACTGAGAACGAAGCATGTGCCGCCCATCTTGATGCCCGGTCCGTCCTCATCGTCATTACCGCGCCAACCAGTGGACTCGACCAGACCTCACTGGATGCTGATGACCTGAGAAGAGTTGGAAGCGGGCTCTATCAGGCGGGAGCCAGCAATGACGCAGTGAAGGCAACACTATCTCAGGTCTCACACCTCACACTGAAGCGCGCAAGAACAGTGCCTCCGGTGCGAGGCAACGGGACAGAGGATGCCAGCGAACATGTCTACTCGCTTGTGTACTATCGATTCGAATCACCAACACCACAACAGAAGAAGCAGACACAGCGACTGTTGATGAGAGCTCCGTGCGTACGACTGAGACCTGGAGTGCTACTCTTTCCACATCTTCGCAAGAAGGACGTTGCCAAGTACTTCACCACGGAAGGGAAGACAGACCTGCTGCGTGCCAAGAGACTCGACGAGGAGCTGACAGCTCTTGGCGCCCGAGTGACAAGGTGGTCGCGGCTCAAGCTCATAGGACTACGAAGCAGCGAGACAGTCGAAAACGCGATTGACCGAATGATTGAGCATGACCTCCGGACCATCGAGCTGAGGATCCGGCAGGTCAAGGACGCGCTGTCTCGAACAGACCTGTCGAACAAGACGCTCAGGAGAAGGTACGGAGAGATCTGGACACGCCTCAAACTGCTGAAGAGGACCTATGCGGTGATCCAGGATGTCTGGCATCATGACACAGAAAGGCCACTCAGACGGACTTACAACCTTCTACTGAGGTTACGACGGGCGATTCAGAACAGACCAAACCCAACTGGCGAAGGAGCCACCGAGACTCTGTAAGGACCAAAGCCTTGAAGACATCGGGTCTGCTGGCTTCGTGCATGGTCAGGCTTGCGCTTGCGCAGATTGAGCCGAGCATAACAGACGCCGCACATACGTGGGACGAGATCAGGTGGGCGCTCAGGCTCGCACAGTTGTCTCAAGTGGACGTACTTGTCCTGCCTGAACTTGCCAACTCAGGCTACAAGTTCGAGTCGGAACAAGAGCTACAGACGCGGTCAGAATCCGTCCCTGAAGGCCCGCTCTGTGGTCTGCTGGCAGAGTGGAGCCGACCCGGCCGCCTTGTTGTCTCAGGGGTCTGTGAGGCGGACGATGGGGCATACTATAACTCGGCAGTTGTATTTGCTTCTGGGCGACTTCAGGGGACCTACCGAAAGCTGCATCTCTTTGGCGAGGAACGGAGGTGGTTCAGAGAAGGGAGAGAAGAACCGCCCGTGTTTGAGTTTGGAGGACATCGCTACGGAGTGATGATATGCTTCGACTGGGCATTTCCTGAAGTAGCCCGTATTCTGGCACTCCGTGGAGCACAGGTGATACTACATCCAGCGAATCTGGTGTTGAGATACTGCCAAGCCGCAATGGTCACACGGTCAGTTGAGAACGGCATCTTCACGGCCACCGCTAACAGGATTGGTCAGGAGAGAGGACTTCGATTCACGGGAGGTTCCCAGGTGACAGCCCCTGATGGCAGCAGTTGTGCCTACTCGCTCACCGAGAGCCGTGACCTCGTGATCGTGGGCATAGACCCAACTAGGGCTGACAACAAGATGATCACTCCTCACAACCATCGGATTCTGGACAGACGACCAGAAGTCTACGGCAGACTGGTTGAGTCAGTCACTGAACGTCTCTAGGTCTTCGTCCTCGGATACGCTCGACGGGATACTTCTCCGCATTCTTGACCATCTTCTTGGCTATGGCTTCGGCCATGTTGATGCCTGCCACATCCGCCAGCCGGAGCAGGTATATCATCACGTCTGCTATCTCGTCTGCCAGTGCTGAGAGATATGTCTCCGAGCTCAGTGCAGACTGCACCTCTTCGTCTGTCTTCCACTGAAACAGCTCCAGCAGCTCTCCCAGCTCCACTGCCGCCGACACAGCAAGAGCTGACGGACGATGGTACTGCTCCCAGTCGCGCTCGGACACAAATCTCCGGATGACAGCAGTCAGCTCTTCTATGGATGGCGGGCTCTTCTTGGTAGTCATTCTCAGAACACGTCGGCTATCGCTTCTCACCAGTGATTGTGCGCTGCATGATGAATAGGCTGTATAGACAGAATACCACAATCGTTGAGGACAGCCCAAGCAAGGACACCGTGTTACCTGGGAGTATCGACACACCCGCAAGAACCCATGCGAAAGTGTCCAGCAGGCCAACAAGCGCTGCGCCTGACACAAGAATAAGGGTGGTGAGCCCGCCGTACTTCAACCGCGAGCCCCTGACTCCGTACCATGTCTGGAGAGACAGCACGTCTCCCACTGCAGCAAGAATCAGGACGAAGTATGCACCCAGCAGACTGTAGCTCCACGTATGCCAGATGGCGGGCGGAGTCAACAGCACCAGAGCCAAGCCGAACAGAGTCAATGCAAATGTGACTTTGGGCCACGGGTCCTGAAGGAATGCTTGAAGTCCGCCGACACCGGAAGCAACCACCTGAGTGTCGGTACCTGCAGTATCTTCGAGTTCTTCGGACTCCAGGTCCTCATCTGTATCCTCATAGACATCGTCTTCTTCCATTGGTGTTCCCTTTGCCTGTTCGTCGCTGGGAAGTCACAGTGTGTCAGTTAAAACCCTTTGTGCCGCCCGCAGGAGTCGAGTCGTCTCTCGGTCGGACCGTGCGAAAGAGTAATCACTTGCTATCAAGCAGAACATGCAGTCAACATGGAAGACTCAACTGGGAAGGGTGACACAAACCATGAGGGGGCCATAAAGTACCGTGCGGTCTTCAGCATCAAGAATGAGGGCAAGACAGCAAGAACGGTGGAGGGCTGGTTGAAGTGGACGTCACAGGGACCCGTGTTCATGGATGACTCGGACGCGGTTGTTGATACTGACTCAGTAGAGTGGTACACGTGTGAATATGATAGGGTGTCAAAGAGAGCCATCGTAGACAGGTCTAGAACGTCAAGGGTGGCTGCGAGACCCCTCCTCCTGACTGCTAGGCCGTATGCCGAGGACCTGATGTCACCCGAGCCTATTCTGCATCCCAGGTCTACCAATGGCTGGTATGAAGTGATGCTGAGAGGTCATCCCAGAAACAAGAGGTGGTTCTGCGTTCAGAACATCTTCTCGAACACGGACTCTCACCCTGATCATACGAACAAGCTATGGTTGACAACATACCGGGAAGATGGAACTGTCTCAGAGTCCTATGCGATAAACCGGTACGAGGTCGGAGGACTGATACTCAGGGAGGAGGGAGAAGTGGTGGAGGAGAGCCGTTCTTGGTTCGTGCCTGCAAAGTCCAGCACACCGTACGATAGAATCCTCGACGGACTGCTTGACGGGGTCCTGACCCGTGCCGAGGCCTTTGCACTACAGACGCGGGTGGCGGGGTCAATCGCTGAGAGCCTCGAGCCGCTGATTCCTGCCGACTATCCGGACTGGGCAAAGAAGGAGGCGATGGTCGGTCTGATGTTCGTCCTCAGGCATCGGAAGCCAGACTTGGAAGCAGATCCGCTCGAACTGACCACCAGCCTCACGCAGAGAGGGTGGTTGCTTCAGAGCATGATTGACTACCAGCTTGAGTTCGAACCAGAGGGCGCGCGCATGATACCATTTCCAGAGATGATGAGGATATCAGCTCGACAGCACCCCTCGACGTCGCCATTCCAACATCGGACTACATCATACTGGAGATTCATTAGCCTCCTCACTGATAGAGAGCCACCACATATGGAGCGGCTTCTCCAGATATGTGACCGTCTGAACGCCAGTGACAGGGTTCCACGAAGACTACCAGTCTCCAAGAGTGAGGCCAAGTCCAGCATTTCAGAGTGGGTCACGAGACTCAGCCTGACGGCGCGCGGACTGGAAACTTCGTCGGCTGTAAACTATCCCTGTCTGGGACTCACAGAACTACAGTACATGGGCCGGTCTCATCAATGGCCGACTATCCACAGTCAGTGGTTCGTCCAGCTCCTGGAGCTCGGCCCATCGGAAAGTCCATCACCACGAAACCTCCAGGTCCTAGTGGTGCCCACCTCTGCAGTGTCAAGAATCAGGCGTCTGTCAAGCATCTACGACTTTCACTCGACTGACTGGTACGCCAAGTCATTCAACACTCGGCTGTTTGCCAAGGGAAGAGGATGGCGAGTCGAGACACCTGACATAATGGCTTCACTCACTTCAGAGGTCGACTACGAACGACTCAAGGCATCGCGCAACGTGTGGCCGCAAGTTGACCCGTACACTCCGACAAGACGCGAGGTCACGGCACTGGATGAGAGTAACGTGTTCAAAGTGGCCTCGACAGAGACCGGAGAGCCAGTTGAAGAGAGGATTGGAATGAGCTGTCCAGAGTTCCTGAAGACCCTTGAACACCTCATCGCGAGGGGCGTTGTGTCTGTCAGCTACCTGCTTCAGCACATCACCATCCGCTCCAACCTCGTGACTGAAATGCTGGGCAACAAGAACCAAGTCGCTTCTGTTGCAGAGGCATTCTTGGATCACACACCGATGTCGTCAGTCAGATTCCAGTTGACCGGACCGACCACTGCGCACTGCCTCATCATCAGCCGTCAGACCGAGTCAGCGACCCAAGAGCTACTTGCCCAGCTACCTGGACAAGCTGAGTCTGCCGGACTGAGACTGAACTGCTGGAGAACTGGTGCGTACCGCTTGTATCGAAAGGGTGCACTGGGACGACTGTATCGTTCCGACGGCGTGTGGGAAGACAACACGGACATGTTGGAGTCCATGTTCTTGACGACGAGGCATGACAGGACCGGCCGGTAGGCGTTCAATAACCCCAAAACACCTTCAATCATCATTTGTATCAGTTCTTAGAATGACTGTGCGCTCAGTAACAATCATCTTACATCCCCAATTATGGATTGAAGATGTAAGACAGCACTGTGTTATGCAAAAGACATTCATAGTTGATATCGCAACCGTTCAGAAGGTCTATCTATAGAGAGAGCACAGTTACACTGGAGAATGAGATGATTGCCAGAATTGAGGAAGTACTGCGGACTGCTGCGTCAGACGAATCAAGAAGGGTGCAGGCGAAGCTCCTGACACATCTCAGCCAGATTGTGGATCTGCGGCACTGGGAGATATACGAGGCGACAGTCAATGATGCCAAGCCCCCAGAGCTGACAGTGACTCTGAGGCGGGCCCAGGGAAATGAGATGTGCGAGTCCGCCTGCGGTATCCCCCCGATGGTCGGAGACATCCCAGCGCTCGTACCGCTTGTCGGAGCCATCGCGGGCTCTTCCACAATGCTGGTGGATGCGACTGTTGACGGAGACACTGCAGTCCTCGGGTTCTCTGGAAACGGACTGCTGGGCCTTGCCACCTCGTTTTGGCGGTTCTTCCTGAGACTGTCTCGCCTGAGTTCGGTACTGATGGGCATACTTCAGAATCAGAGGTCAAGCTGCTGGCATGACGTCCAGTCCTGGCGTTCCTTCTTCGAGCGCAACTCAGGCGTGACTGACGGTCCTGTCGATGACATGCCGGAGGCAGTACGTGAGAGGGCGACAAGACAGGTAGTGGATGCGGCTCAGGCGCTTCTCTACTCGACACTGGGCAAGGACGCCACGGACACGCCACTGGTTCGAGGTGTTCTCGACTGGCTTGAGCAAGTCAGGATGACGCTGGTAGAAGTGGGCTCAGAGCCTGCATCGATGGAGGTGGTCTAGATGCTCAGTAGTGAGATCGTCGGAGAGGGAGAGGGCTTCTGCGACTGCCCGTCTGAGTATGAGTGGCTGTCAGGCGCGCTTGCCGGACTGCAGGTAAAGAGGCGGAGAGAAGACTGGGTGTGGAGGTCATTTCTCAGGAGGATAGTCGATATGATTGAGGATGCAGGGGTGGGGTCGCCCGTCTTTCCATCTCCTGACTGCAAGGACATGTCAGCACTGGAGGTCCTCGGCGGCTTCGTCAGCGTCGCGGGGGCCATTGTGCACGACGGGCTTGAGATTGTGTCCCCGGAATCTGGGGACCTGCGGGGTCTACTCGATGCAGTGGGCGTGTCATTCAGGTCTCGCGAAGACGTAGTGATTGTCTCGCCAGACTCTCTCGTGACTCTGGTCAATCTGTCATCAATTCGCGGGCCTCTAGCAGAAGAGATCGCCAACAAGGCCGGTGATGTCGATGACTAGTATAGAATCTGTTGAAGGTGTGGGGCCAGTGGCGGCCAAGAAGCTGAGGGAGGTGTTTGTGAGTTCAGCAGAGCTACTGGCAGTACAGAACCCAAGTCAGCTGCATGCAAAGACGAACCTGGGTGAAGGCACATGCCTGAAGATTGTGCGCAACGCTCGCCAACTCGTGGGCACCTTCGGCTTCATGTCCGGACTTGATGTGGAGAAGGCGATGGCCACCAAGCCACGCCTCAAGACCGGAGTCGCAGAAGTTGATGCCTATCTTCTCGGTGGAATCGAAGCGGGGACAATTGTGGAGCTGTTCGGGCCAGCAAGAGGAGGTAAGACTCAATGGTGTGCTCAGCTTGCCGTCAGAGCGCAGATGCCACTGGAGCAGGGCGGGCTTGGAGGACGCGTGCTCTGGCTTGACACAGAGGGGTCCTTTGAACCACACATCATTCGAGCGGTCGCATACAGGTTCGGACTCGACCCAGATGTGGTCCTAGACAACATAGGACGTGCTGAGGTCGTACTCTCAACTCAGATGTCCGAGCTGTTCGAGACCATTCCACAGCTCTGCATGGACCAAGGCCGCAGACTCGTAATTGTCGACTCTCTGACCGGTCTGTTCAGAGTGGAATACACCTCTCTTGATCAGTTGCGTGTGAGGCAGCGGGACATCAACCAGCTGTTGAGCCAAATGCGTCGTGCTGCGGTTGCAACGGGTTGCATCTTCGTCTACACGAATCAAGTGATGGCCAACATATCACCCATCTCCAAGAACCCCCTGATTCCGGTCGGAGGTCATGTGCTTGCGCACGGCTCCGACTACAGGTTCTACACCAAGCGAAAGATGAAGGACATCAGAGAGATTGAACTCCAAGACAACGCGGGCATTCCTGAGTTCAAGTCGGACGTCCTGATCGGTTGGGGAGGTCTCTATGGGAGTGCCAAGGAGAAGGCGGAGATGGAGCCCAGAGTCCAAGAATACCTGCGGAGCAGAGGAATTCAGACGACTGTCGACAAGGCTGACGATGACTCGAAGAGACGCGGCAAGTCCGGGAGAGCCAAGAGGAAGGAAGTTGAGTATGATGAGGAAGAGGAGGAGGAGACAGAGGAGTGACAGACAAGAATGCGTATGTGGTGTATCAGTGTCGCGCATGCAGATACATTCACTTTGTCCCGGACGACGGGTCTATCCGCAGTACTCTGTGCGGTTTCTGCGGCAGTCCGCTGGATGACCCACTGCACATGGAGACCGTTCAGGGCGTGTTGTCGGCGAAGCAGGCGGTACAGAGACTGGCTCTTGAGCTGAGGAGTTCCAGACCACGGGTACAGCGGTCTCTTGGAGTCAAGAGGCGCGTGTTGGGCATAGTGCAGTCCCAGATAGAGAACAACCGAGGTCAACCAACTAGCCTTGCTGCGGTCCTGGAGGAGTGCTTGGAAGTCGGAATCAGTGAGGAGCGTGCCAGCCACTTCATGGACTTGCTCGAAGAGGAGGGCGTCATCAGAGTGGACTCTGAACAGGTGGAGCTCGGGGGTGGTCAGCACTAGTGACCGCAGCTGAGTCGGTCTGGTCGAGAGTCTACCACAACCAGGTTGACGCCCTCTCGAAGATTAGCCTGGCCAACCTTCTGTTGAGGGGGTCGGATGAGCAGATAGACATAGTGAGGATGCCGACAGACTCGCCCTACATGGACTACGAGCTCTACGTCAAGACTCGTGTTCGCTGGAAGGACGGCACCGCGGACGGCGATGTGCTCCCATACATGCCGCGTCTTCTGTCGATTGTTGAGACCCTGCGGAGCTCAAGAGGTGTGCCATCTGAGATTCGTTTCGACACTGACGAGGGAGTGGCCGCATACATACCGACCCAACGTCACATCTCGGACATCCCAGACCATCCTAGAGAGGCGGCCCAGTATCTCCGCGCACTGGTCAAGGACATCATGGATGACTTCTACGAGACCGTCCAGGATGTGGAGGACTACTTCTGGTTTGCAGCTCGGCAACGCGGGTTCAGTCCAGAGATTGTCGCAAGGATGGCCCGTAAGGAGCCCGGCTACTATTCTTACGACAGGATTCAGAGGTTCGAGCGGGTGATGCAGTCATACTTCTCGGTCAAGTTCCGGGTTCACCGTTCTGAGTCCAAGCTTGCATGGGAGGAGTGACATGATCTCAGAGTCTTCTGACCCCAGGGTGTGGTTCCCGTACACTCCACGGCCCCATCAGGATGAGGCAATTACCCACGCGGCCAGAGTGTACTCACAGAAGACAGTAGGTCTCCTGTCAGCGGACTGCGGGGTCGGCAAGACGATTGCAGTGCTCACTGGCTACTTCGCTGCCAGGGCACATGATGCGGTCTCAAAGCTCATTGTCCTCACAAGGACACACTCGCAGTCAGAGGTGTTTGAGGCAGAGCTGGACCAGCTCAAGTCACGAGCGGTCAGGATGAACCACTCGGTTGACATCGCGGTGACAAGCATGGTCGCGCGTATGCATGTGTGTCCCGTCAGATCGTCCCTGGACAGCGTGGGCAGAACAGGCTTCCTTCGGGCATGTGCGATGCATGTGAAGAGCGGGAGGTGTAGTCACTTCTGGAACTTCTACAGCCGGGGCACACGCGAGGAGGGCCGACCACAGATAAGGGAGGGGGCCCGGATGGTGGTCGAAGAGCTGCTCAGGTCAGGTGTGGTAAACAGACTCAGGGCAGAGGAGTACAGGGATGACCTGTGCCCGTACGAGATACTCAGGTGGTGCGCCCGCGAGAGCAGGGTCATCATAGGACCGTACAGCTACATGTTCAAGGAGAGGGTACGCAAGTCACTGCTCGCGTCTCTCGGGGTTCAGCTGCATGAGGTTGACCTTCTCGTCGATGAGGCACACAACCTGTCCTCTCACGTCCTCGATGCAGAGTCCGCACGGATATCGGGCAATGACATCGAGTGGCTCAGACAGAACCGGGCGTCGATTGTCAGCGAGACAGGTGTCAGCTGGCTGGGCGAGGCTGTGGACTTTCTGTGGGAGACCTTCATGTCAGGGATTGACGACATGAGACGGGGCGGGGAGAGACAGCTGCAGAAGTAGGAGGTCCTACCGCGGTTCGTCGATGAAGCAGAGCTGGACCTGCTGCTCGAGAGAAACGACACCCTCGATACGGACGACATGGTGCCGTCCGAGACCCCCATGGACCGCCTAGTCGAGTTCCTCTACGCTGCCATGATGGCCAGCAGAAGCGATGACTGGCACATCGCCCTCGAGTCGCACAAGGGGTGGAAGGACGGTGTCTCGCTCTCTGATGCCGAGATATCAGTCCGCCCACTGAACTCCGCAGGACTTGCAGCGCCGGTCCTGAGAGGCGTTAGAGCGGCGCTTCTGATGTCAGGGACACTGAGACCGGTCTCACATTACGCATCGCTGCTTGGTGTCAGTTCAGCACTGACAGCGGACCTCTCAAGCCCATACCGTCATGGCACTCGACTCGTACTTGTCGACAAGGATCTCGACACAGGGTACTCTCGACGCAGTACCCAGCTCTGGAGGACACTGGCGGACAGGGTCTCTCTCGTTCTCGAGACTGTACCCGCCGACAAGAGTGCTTTGATTGCGTTCCCGAGCTATCAACTCATGAACGAGGTGCTCAGCTTTGGGGTTCACACGGGCTACCGACAACAGGTCATTGAGAGCAAGGACTACCGAATCGAAGACATCCGTGAACAGATGGAAAAGAGCCCGTGCGCAGTCTTCCTCGTGTATAGCGGAAAGTTCAGCGAGGGCGTTGACCTGGTCAAGGATGGCCACAGCATGGTGGACCTGATAGTTGGGGTCGGAGTGCCCTTCACCCCGCCCACAAGCTACCAGAAGTCACTGCAGGAGTTCTACGACCGAAGGCATGGGACTGGTGCAGGGTACTACTATGCAGTGGTAGTGCCCTCAATCAGGACAGTGGCTCAGCTTGTTGGGAGACTCAGACGATCTCCAGATGACAGGGGCATAGTTGTCCTGTTGGACTCACGGTTTCTCAGACACCTGCACATCTTCGGCGATGACTTCGTCAGCGATGTGTGGCCCTATTCGGGAGACGAAGAGCTGACCGAGGCAGTGCAGATGTTTCTGGCTCAGAGTCAAGGAGGTAAGACATGATGCGGTCTGATATAGCATGGATGATAAAGTGGGTCCTGCCTAGCTCGTTGGCGGCAGCATGGAGCATCAGAGTCATTCTGGACGGCTCATTCACAGGTCTGGCCTACTCTGTCGTAGGTATGGGCATTCTGCTGTGTGCCCTCTGGCTGTATCTTCGGTCCAGAAGGGACACATTCGGGGTCTGGAATGAGGAGAGAGGCCAGCTCGCAGTCTTCCGTCCGCTCTCCATCCAGGTCCACAGTGTGATGCTCTTCGGTTCGATTCCTGTCGGCATAGACCTGAGCCACAATGCGTCAGGTGTGCTTCGTGCAATGTATGAGTCGCTGCGGGAAGAGCGAGACACCAGCCTTCAGTTCGTCCTGTGTCGCCCTCTGGGCAACGAGTTGACTCGTGTAGGCTTCGCAGTCACCAAGTCATCCATTCGTCCCCCGCATGGAATGCGGCAGCTGACTCGCTTGTCGGATGATGTGTTTGAGAAGTCTGAGGTGCTGAGGAGTAGCATGCACGCGTCATATCCGCACGTTCCTGTGAGAAGAGCCACGCGCGAAGAGACCACGATGATATTGTCAGGAGGGATTCTCGGAAGATGAGCCTGTCAGACCGCAGGGCGCACATCACGATTCCTGCCTCGCTGCCTGTGGACACACTACTGAAGGCCCTTGAACGTGGTCACGACTACAGGTGGACCAGAGTCACCACGAAGCCAGTCCTGGTCGTGCACGGCTTCTCGTCCTCAGGCCTGCCCCAGCTGCTCATAGTGAATAACTCGATCATTGCTGAAGATGGTCAGCCAGCCTTTGTTGAGGGACTGACGAGACTCATCGCCGTTCTCTCGGGAGGGAGATGACCATGACCCGAGGCCATGTGTTGGGGTCAATGCCCGCAAGGGACCCGATGGAAGAGGTCAGCAGGCCATCGCTGACGGTAGTAGAGAGCAGTGAGATCAAGTGGACGGACCGTTCGGTAAAGAGACCGTGGGGGATGGCGGTGGTTGCCGTGCTGGCCCTCACGGCACTCGCAGCTGTACTTCCAGTCGTCTTGATTGTCATATCAGGGTCTGCGATGGTCTCGGTCCTGCTTGCCGCGTACATGACTCAACAGAGCGAGAGAGCCGCTCAGCTCGCTCACGGCTGGGACAGAATACCAGCATCTGACACTACATTCCGCGCGGAAGACGACTGCATTATCACGACGAGTGGCACCTATCTGATGACTCTCCGCACGGACTCTCCGGGCGCAGTCCTGCATGGCGACATGTCCGCATTGGTTCGCGGTGTCCCCACAGAGGCTGGACTCTGCCTCGCCCTGACACTGAGCCCTGAGAGACCCACAAGGGTTGTGGACAACACGGTTGTCAATGAGTCGACTGAGAAGTATCTAGACTCCATGGGGTCAGAGCGACTTGACAACTACATTACACACCGAGCAGGTCTCTGGAACACAGCCGCGTCCGTCAGTCTTCTAAGCAGCAAGAGAGAGGACCTCAAGAAGCTGAGGGCATCAGTCCGGGGAGCGGTGCCAGTCCGGAACTGGAGGACAGTGCCTGCAA from Candidatus Thorarchaeota archaeon encodes:
- a CDS encoding nucleotide pyrophosphohydrolase, encoding MTTKKSPPSIEELTAVIRRFVSERDWEQYHRPSALAVSAAVELGELLELFQWKTDEEVQSALSSETYLSALADEIADVMIYLLRLADVAGINMAEAIAKKMVKNAEKYPVERIRGRRPRDVQ
- a CDS encoding AAA family ATPase — translated: MTSIESVEGVGPVAAKKLREVFVSSAELLAVQNPSQLHAKTNLGEGTCLKIVRNARQLVGTFGFMSGLDVEKAMATKPRLKTGVAEVDAYLLGGIEAGTIVELFGPARGGKTQWCAQLAVRAQMPLEQGGLGGRVLWLDTEGSFEPHIIRAVAYRFGLDPDVVLDNIGRAEVVLSTQMSELFETIPQLCMDQGRRLVIVDSLTGLFRVEYTSLDQLRVRQRDINQLLSQMRRAAVATGCIFVYTNQVMANISPISKNPLIPVGGHVLAHGSDYRFYTKRKMKDIREIELQDNAGIPEFKSDVLIGWGGLYGSAKEKAEMEPRVQEYLRSRGIQTTVDKADDDSKRRGKSGRAKRKEVEYDEEEEEETEE